One part of the Amaranthus tricolor cultivar Red isolate AtriRed21 chromosome 16, ASM2621246v1, whole genome shotgun sequence genome encodes these proteins:
- the LOC130802871 gene encoding putative F-box protein PP2-B12, translating to MSSVDFLELPEDCLSHILSLTSPIDVLRSSAVSKHFLRVSESDAVWEKFLPSDCYDIISRSSNPFQLPSSKKDLFLHLVRSPILLNNNTQSFGLDKRSGKKCYMLSARSLEIEWGDMLQYWDWISIPESSFPEVAELQDVCWLDIVGEIDTRLLTPNTTYGAYFMFKVDIDNFRGFNNPQMKVCASEFDKQGLSQNQLHHLQAVKQHYIKTLEGRIPRSDGSPIERDDGWMELEMGRYLVPSMGHGADEGLILQMIFREVKELHWKSGLVVQGIELRPLD from the exons ATGTCGAGCGTTGATTTTTTAGAGTTACCCGAAGATTGTCTTTCACATATCCTATCTCTGACATCTCCAATTGATGTCCTCCGATCATCGGCAGTATCCAAACACTTCTTAAGGGTGTCAGAATCCGACGCCGTTTGGGAGAAGTTTCTACCTTCTGATTGTTATGACATCATATCCAGATCGTCCAATCCTTTTCAGCTACCCTCTTCTAAAAAGGAtctttttcttcatcttgttcGCTCACCTATTCTCTTGAATAATAACACTCAG agTTTTGGCTTGGATAAAAGGAGTGGGAAGAAATGCTACATGTTGAGCGCTAGATCCCTGGAGATTGAATGGGGAGACATGCTACAATACTGGGATTGGATATCCATACCTGAATCAAG TTTCCCAGAGGTTGCTGAACTTCAAGATGTATGTTGGCTTGACATAGTAGGTGAAATAGACACCAGACTCCTTACTCCAAACACAACTTACGGTGCATACTTTATGTTCAAGGTAGATATAGACAATTTTCGAGGATTCAATAATCCGCAAATGAAGGTATGTGCATCTGAGTTTGATAAACAAGGGTTATCCCAAAATCAGCTTCATCACCTACAAGCTGTTAAGCAACACTATATCAAGACACTGGAGGGTAGGATACCAAGATCCGATGGTTCCCCGATTGAGAGAGATGATGGGTGGATGGAGCTTGAAATGGGTAGGTATTTAGTTCCGAGTATGGGTCATGGAGCTGATGAAGGATTGATTTTGCAAATGATCTTTAGGGAAGTTAAAGAACTGCATTGGAAGAGTGGTCTTGTTGTTCAAGGTATTGAACTTCGTCCTCTGGATTGA